Proteins from a single region of Streptomyces griseiscabiei:
- a CDS encoding thiamine pyrophosphate-dependent enzyme: protein MTATLPRLERRRFVADLIGRLPGDALIVTGLGSPSYDVFAAGDRPSTFYLWGAMGAAVPLALGLALAQPDRPVVAVTGDGEHLMGIGALATIGAQLPANLTIVVLDNAHFGETGMQPSHTGLGTDLVAVAQGFGILDAIRITDPDQTDDLALRIKARAATTYAQVLITTDQPPRALPSRDGVANKNSFRAELGLGTF from the coding sequence ATGACCGCCACTCTCCCCCGCCTCGAAAGGCGCCGCTTCGTCGCCGACCTGATCGGCCGTCTCCCCGGGGACGCGCTGATCGTCACCGGCCTCGGCTCGCCCAGTTACGACGTCTTCGCCGCTGGCGACCGCCCCAGCACCTTCTACCTCTGGGGCGCGATGGGCGCCGCCGTCCCGCTCGCCCTCGGCCTCGCCCTGGCCCAGCCGGACCGCCCGGTCGTCGCCGTCACCGGCGACGGCGAACACCTCATGGGTATCGGTGCCTTGGCCACCATCGGCGCCCAACTCCCGGCCAACCTCACGATCGTGGTACTGGACAACGCCCACTTCGGCGAGACCGGCATGCAGCCCAGCCACACCGGGCTCGGCACCGACCTCGTCGCCGTCGCCCAGGGCTTCGGCATCCTCGATGCCATACGGATCACCGACCCCGACCAGACGGACGACCTCGCCCTGCGCATCAAGGCGCGCGCGGCGACGACATACGCACAGGTGCTGATCACCACCGACCAGCCGCCGCGCGCCCTGCCGTCACGCGACGGTGTCGCCAACAAGAATTCCTTCCGCGCCGAACTCGGCCTGGGCACCTTCTAG
- a CDS encoding aldehyde dehydrogenase produces the protein MQRYEMFIDGQSRKPGAGEWFPTDNPYLGTPWAEIAKGTAEDVDDAVRAAHRALHSGPWAELTASARGSLLRRLGDTIATNARRLAETEVRDNGKLFTEMYGQLTYVPQWFHYYGGLADKIEGTVPPLDKKGYFAYTKKEPVGVVAVITPWNSPLLLLAWKIAPALAAGCTVVVKPSEFASASTLELVRLLHEAGLPPGVVNVVTGFGQDVGAALVEHPLVRKITFTGSDATGRRINEAAARDFKRVSLELGGKSPNIVFADADLDAAVNGAVSGIFAATGQTCIAGSRLLVQQSVHDEVVGRLVDLARTARMGDPMDEATQVGPITTPAQYAKVLDYIDIAQREGARLALGGKAADCGGRFVEPTVFTGVSNSMRIAQEEVFGPVLAVTPFHDEDEAVTLANDSRYGLGAGVWTSDIGRAFRMADRIRSGTVWVNTYRAVSYLTPFGGFKDSGIGRENGIGAITAYLEDKSVWINTGAATGNPFVLR, from the coding sequence ATGCAGCGCTACGAGATGTTCATCGACGGGCAGAGCCGGAAGCCCGGCGCGGGCGAATGGTTCCCCACCGACAACCCCTACCTGGGCACCCCATGGGCCGAGATCGCCAAGGGCACCGCGGAAGACGTCGACGACGCCGTCCGAGCCGCCCACCGCGCCCTGCACAGCGGACCCTGGGCCGAGCTCACCGCCAGCGCCCGCGGCTCGCTGCTCCGGCGGCTCGGCGACACCATCGCCACGAACGCCCGCCGCCTCGCGGAGACCGAAGTCCGCGACAACGGCAAACTGTTCACAGAGATGTACGGCCAACTGACCTACGTGCCCCAGTGGTTCCACTACTACGGCGGGCTCGCCGACAAGATCGAGGGCACCGTCCCCCCGTTGGACAAGAAGGGCTACTTCGCCTACACGAAGAAGGAGCCCGTCGGGGTCGTCGCGGTCATCACTCCCTGGAACTCCCCGCTGTTGCTGCTGGCCTGGAAGATCGCCCCGGCCCTGGCCGCCGGCTGCACGGTGGTGGTCAAACCGTCGGAGTTCGCCTCCGCTTCCACTCTCGAACTGGTCCGGCTCCTCCACGAGGCAGGACTGCCGCCCGGCGTGGTCAACGTCGTCACCGGCTTCGGCCAGGACGTCGGCGCCGCCCTCGTCGAGCACCCCCTCGTCCGCAAGATCACGTTCACCGGCTCGGACGCCACCGGCCGCCGCATCAACGAGGCCGCCGCACGCGACTTCAAGCGCGTCAGCCTCGAACTCGGCGGCAAGTCGCCCAACATCGTCTTCGCCGACGCCGACCTGGACGCAGCCGTGAACGGCGCGGTCTCCGGCATCTTCGCCGCCACCGGACAGACCTGCATCGCCGGCTCCAGGCTCCTGGTCCAACAGAGCGTGCACGACGAGGTCGTGGGCCGCCTGGTCGACCTCGCGCGCACCGCCCGGATGGGTGACCCCATGGACGAGGCCACCCAGGTCGGGCCCATCACCACTCCGGCCCAGTACGCCAAGGTCCTCGACTACATCGACATCGCGCAGCGCGAAGGCGCCCGGCTCGCCCTCGGCGGCAAGGCCGCGGACTGCGGAGGCCGGTTCGTCGAGCCGACCGTCTTCACCGGCGTAAGCAACAGCATGCGCATCGCCCAGGAGGAGGTCTTCGGTCCCGTCCTCGCCGTGACCCCCTTCCACGACGAGGACGAGGCCGTCACCCTCGCCAACGACAGCCGCTACGGCCTCGGCGCCGGCGTCTGGACCAGCGACATCGGCCGCGCCTTCCGCATGGCCGACCGCATCCGCTCCGGCACCGTCTGGGTCAACACCTACCGCGCGGTCAGCTACCTGACGCCTTTCGGCGGCTTCAAGGACTCCGGCATCGGCCGCGAGAACGGCATCGGCGCCATCACGGCGTACCTGGAGGACAAGAGCGTCTGGATCAACACCGGCGCTGCCACCGGCAATCCGTTCGTCCTGCGCTGA
- a CDS encoding alpha/beta fold hydrolase produces the protein MNHTGTQTTAIARAQDGTALAYQRQGDGYPLVLLAGQANNHHWWDGARGDFHATHSTITLDQRGTGDSDKPQGLYSTEQFAEDVIAVLDHAGVERADVYGTSMGGRVAQWVAARHPDRVRRLVLGCTSPGGPHAVERDRSVRQALAQPDPEAARQALTDLMYSPAWRAAHPGPNTTLGDPGMPPHARHGHLVASNRHDAWDALPLIAAPTLILHGDQDRLTPPDNLPLLAARIPHARTHLFPGARHAYFEECRTKAGPLVEAFLNEPS, from the coding sequence ATGAACCACACCGGCACCCAGACGACCGCCATCGCCCGCGCCCAGGACGGCACCGCACTGGCCTACCAGCGCCAGGGAGACGGATACCCGCTCGTTCTCCTGGCCGGGCAGGCCAACAACCATCACTGGTGGGACGGCGCACGCGGGGACTTCCACGCCACGCACTCCACCATCACCCTCGACCAGCGTGGCACCGGTGACAGCGACAAGCCACAAGGGCTCTACTCCACGGAACAGTTCGCCGAAGACGTCATCGCCGTCCTCGATCACGCGGGTGTCGAGCGGGCCGACGTCTACGGCACCTCCATGGGCGGCCGCGTGGCACAGTGGGTCGCCGCCCGCCACCCGGACCGCGTACGGCGACTCGTCCTGGGCTGCACCTCTCCCGGTGGTCCGCACGCCGTCGAGCGCGACAGGTCCGTACGACAGGCCCTGGCCCAGCCGGACCCGGAGGCCGCCCGTCAGGCGCTGACCGACCTGATGTACTCCCCCGCCTGGCGTGCGGCCCACCCCGGCCCGAACACCACCCTCGGCGATCCCGGTATGCCCCCGCACGCCCGCCACGGCCATCTGGTCGCCAGTAACAGGCACGACGCCTGGGACGCCCTCCCCCTCATCGCCGCGCCCACTTTGATCCTGCACGGCGACCAGGACCGGCTCACTCCGCCGGACAATCTCCCCCTGCTCGCTGCCCGCATCCCCCACGCCCGGACGCATCTGTTCCCCGGCGCCCGGCACGCCTACTTCGAGGAGTGCCGCACGAAGGCCGGTCCGCTCGTCGAAGCGTTCCTCAACGAACCGTCGTAG
- a CDS encoding LysR family transcriptional regulator: MDIKQLKAIVTVAEVGSVTRAAELLHLVQPAVTRQIRTLEQELGIDLFERTGTGMRPTEAGTIMVDRARRALNELERARAEVQPTPGEVSGIVTVGLLESTSDLLSEPLVTAVGRSHPGVELRLMTAYSGHLQQWLDDGDLDLTLLYNLDSTPSLNAHPLVRERLWAVAPPSAGLRADRPVPFAEAAGHPLVMPASGHALRRLIDAAAVRAGSTLDVAVQTNSMRVQKQLVRAGHGWTVLPGVGIAEDVANGILSAAPLSEPDVWRSIVLGTPRSGRTPPAVAVVARELVRRINSAVTQGKWPSAQIHGTDAPAEDK; encoded by the coding sequence TTGGACATCAAGCAGCTCAAGGCGATCGTCACGGTCGCCGAGGTGGGCAGCGTCACTCGTGCGGCAGAGCTGCTGCATCTGGTGCAGCCCGCGGTGACCCGGCAGATCCGCACCCTGGAACAGGAGCTCGGCATCGACCTCTTCGAGCGGACCGGGACGGGCATGCGGCCCACCGAGGCGGGCACGATCATGGTCGACCGGGCCCGGCGGGCCCTGAACGAGCTGGAGCGGGCCCGAGCCGAGGTGCAGCCGACCCCGGGCGAGGTGTCCGGCATCGTCACCGTCGGCCTGCTGGAAAGCACCAGCGACCTGCTCTCCGAGCCGCTGGTGACCGCCGTCGGCCGCAGCCATCCCGGCGTCGAACTTCGCCTGATGACCGCCTACTCGGGGCACCTCCAGCAGTGGCTCGACGACGGCGACCTGGATCTGACCCTGCTCTACAACCTGGACAGCACGCCCTCGCTCAACGCCCACCCGCTGGTGCGCGAGCGTCTGTGGGCGGTCGCTCCGCCGTCGGCCGGCCTGCGTGCCGACCGTCCGGTGCCGTTCGCCGAGGCGGCGGGACATCCGCTCGTCATGCCCGCCTCGGGACATGCGCTGCGCCGACTGATCGACGCGGCGGCGGTGCGCGCCGGCTCCACCCTGGACGTCGCCGTGCAGACCAACTCCATGCGGGTGCAGAAGCAACTCGTCCGGGCGGGGCACGGATGGACAGTCCTGCCCGGCGTGGGCATCGCCGAGGATGTCGCGAACGGCATCCTGAGCGCCGCGCCGCTCAGCGAACCCGATGTGTGGCGCTCGATCGTCCTCGGCACTCCGCGGTCCGGGCGCACCCCGCCCGCCGTGGCGGTCGTCGCGCGTGAGCTGGTCCGCCGGATCAACTCGGCGGTGACTCAGGGCAAATGGCCCTCCGCCCAGATCCACGGCACCGATGCTCCCGCCGAGGACAAGTGA
- a CDS encoding CaiB/BaiF CoA transferase family protein yields the protein MTEPPEALPLAGLTVVSVEQAVAAPFATRQLADLGARVIKVERPGGGDFARRYDTTVHGESSYFVWLNRSKESVTLDLKSDAGRAVLEQLLADADVFVQNLAPGAAARMGLGADALAERFPSLIPCSISGYGSSGPWADRKAYDLLVQCQTGLVSLTGNEHGSARVGVSIADIAAGMYAYSGILTALLTRATTGIARAVEVSLFEALAEWMNQPAYYTRFGGAQPPRIGTQHATIAPYGAYTAADGKEVLFSVQNEREWAALCGRFLGMPGLAADPRFATGSARVAHREELNAIVAERFGELDGDEVMKLLDVAGIANAGVNDVTEFLEHPVLSGRDRWRDVRIPGGATVRALLPPADLTGLAPRMDPVPAAGEHTETVLAEMGYSTADIDSLRAGRVI from the coding sequence ATGACCGAGCCCCCCGAAGCGCTGCCGCTGGCCGGCCTCACCGTCGTCAGCGTCGAGCAGGCGGTCGCCGCCCCCTTCGCCACCCGCCAGCTCGCCGACCTCGGCGCCCGGGTCATCAAGGTGGAGCGGCCGGGCGGAGGCGACTTCGCCCGCCGCTACGACACCACGGTGCACGGCGAGTCCAGCTACTTCGTGTGGCTCAACCGGTCCAAGGAGTCCGTCACACTCGACCTGAAGTCGGACGCGGGAAGAGCCGTCCTGGAACAACTCCTCGCAGACGCGGACGTGTTCGTGCAGAACCTTGCCCCCGGCGCAGCCGCACGCATGGGTCTGGGCGCCGATGCGCTCGCCGAACGCTTTCCCTCTCTCATCCCGTGTTCCATCTCGGGCTACGGCTCCAGCGGACCGTGGGCCGACCGCAAGGCATACGACCTGCTGGTGCAGTGCCAGACCGGCCTGGTCTCGCTCACCGGCAACGAGCACGGCTCCGCCCGTGTCGGAGTGTCGATCGCCGACATCGCCGCAGGCATGTACGCCTACTCCGGCATCCTCACGGCCCTGCTCACCCGCGCCACCACCGGTATCGCCCGCGCGGTGGAGGTCTCGCTGTTCGAGGCGCTGGCTGAGTGGATGAACCAACCCGCCTACTACACCCGCTTCGGCGGCGCCCAGCCCCCGCGCATCGGCACCCAGCACGCCACCATCGCCCCGTATGGCGCCTACACCGCTGCCGACGGCAAGGAGGTGCTGTTCTCCGTTCAGAACGAGCGCGAGTGGGCTGCTCTGTGCGGCCGGTTCCTCGGCATGCCAGGGCTCGCCGCCGATCCGCGCTTCGCCACCGGCTCCGCCCGCGTCGCCCACCGCGAGGAGCTGAACGCGATCGTGGCCGAGCGCTTCGGTGAGCTGGACGGCGACGAGGTGATGAAGCTGCTGGACGTGGCGGGTATAGCCAACGCCGGGGTGAACGACGTGACGGAGTTCCTCGAGCACCCGGTGCTCAGCGGCCGGGACCGCTGGCGGGACGTACGGATTCCCGGCGGAGCCACGGTGCGGGCGTTGCTGCCGCCGGCGGACCTGACGGGTCTGGCGCCGCGTATGGATCCCGTCCCCGCGGCCGGCGAACACACCGAGACGGTCCTGGCCGAGATGGGGTACAGCACGGCCGACATCGACAGCCTGCGGGCCGGCCGCGTCATCTGA
- a CDS encoding amino acid permease: MIAIGGAIGTGLFMGAGGRLNQAGPSLILIYAVCGFFAFLMLRAMGELILHRPSSGSFVSYAREFYGEKAAYTAGWLYWLNWAMTSIVDVTAAALYMNFFKKYWEPVASVPQWAWALTALVVVLALNLLSVKVFGEMEFWFALIKVLALVAFLVVGTLFVIFGTPVDGHEVGFSVIGDHGGLVPNGVLQAVVLVQGVMFAYAGIELLGTAAGETEEPGKIIPRAINSVILRIAIFYVGSVLLLTLLLPYTAYQAGTSPFVTFFGSIGVSGVDAIMNLVVLTAALSSLNAGLYSTGRILHSMAKNGSAPRYAARMTPSGVPYGGIALTAIVTLVGVALNAVIPSQAFEIVLNIASLGILASWGTIVLCQLKLYRIAEQGNVERPEFRLFGAPYTSYLTLAFLAAVLVLIGLDYPVGTYTMFSLLLVIPALVGGWFLCRDRIALIASQRREHDSRGAPVGVPAQSAGFDSSGTT, from the coding sequence ATGATCGCGATCGGTGGCGCCATCGGAACGGGTCTCTTCATGGGGGCCGGCGGACGCCTGAACCAGGCGGGTCCGTCCCTCATCCTCATCTACGCCGTCTGCGGGTTCTTCGCTTTCCTCATGCTTCGGGCGATGGGCGAACTGATTCTGCACCGTCCGTCATCCGGGTCGTTCGTCTCGTACGCCCGTGAGTTCTACGGCGAGAAGGCGGCGTACACCGCGGGCTGGCTGTACTGGCTCAACTGGGCGATGACCTCGATCGTGGATGTGACGGCGGCGGCTCTGTACATGAACTTCTTCAAGAAGTACTGGGAGCCGGTCGCCTCGGTCCCCCAGTGGGCGTGGGCCCTGACCGCCCTGGTCGTGGTGCTGGCGCTGAACCTGTTGTCCGTCAAGGTGTTCGGTGAGATGGAGTTCTGGTTCGCCCTGATCAAAGTGCTGGCGCTGGTGGCCTTCCTGGTCGTCGGAACGCTGTTTGTGATCTTCGGGACTCCCGTCGACGGCCACGAGGTCGGTTTCAGCGTCATCGGTGACCACGGAGGGCTGGTTCCCAACGGAGTACTGCAGGCGGTCGTCCTCGTCCAGGGTGTGATGTTCGCCTATGCGGGAATCGAACTCCTCGGCACGGCCGCGGGCGAGACCGAGGAGCCGGGCAAGATCATTCCGAGAGCGATCAACTCCGTCATCCTGCGCATCGCGATCTTCTACGTCGGATCGGTCCTCCTGCTGACCCTGCTCCTGCCGTACACGGCCTATCAGGCCGGAACCAGCCCGTTCGTCACGTTCTTCGGCTCCATCGGAGTCAGCGGCGTCGATGCGATCATGAACCTGGTTGTTCTCACGGCCGCTTTGTCGTCGCTCAACGCGGGTCTCTATTCCACCGGCCGCATCCTGCACTCCATGGCCAAGAACGGTTCGGCACCCCGCTACGCCGCACGCATGACTCCGTCAGGCGTGCCCTACGGCGGGATAGCGCTCACCGCCATCGTGACGCTGGTGGGGGTCGCTTTGAATGCTGTCATCCCATCCCAGGCATTCGAGATCGTCCTCAACATCGCCTCTCTGGGCATCCTGGCAAGCTGGGGAACGATCGTGCTCTGCCAGTTGAAGCTGTACCGAATAGCTGAACAGGGAAACGTGGAACGGCCTGAGTTCCGGCTGTTCGGAGCCCCGTACACCTCATATCTGACTCTTGCCTTCCTGGCCGCCGTGCTTGTGCTCATCGGACTCGACTATCCGGTCGGCACCTATACGATGTTCTCCCTCCTGCTCGTCATTCCCGCACTCGTCGGTGGGTGGTTTCTCTGCCGTGACCGCATCGCCCTGATAGCGAGTCAGAGGAGGGAGCACGACAGCCGGGGCGCGCCCGTCGGCGTACCGGCCCAATCTGCGGGATTCGATTCCTCCGGTACGACCTGA
- a CDS encoding thiamine pyrophosphate-binding protein has product MSQTHAPAPSWQEDVFAALKKRGVQQIAYVPDSGHSHTIREARRDPAIHDVVLTTEEEGVAVVSGAWLGGQRAVLLMQSSGVGNCVNMFSLLQMARFPFLTLVTMRGEYAEFNPWQGPMGRTTQQALELMGITVLRADDPEDVAETVEAALDSVFEAGERVAVLLGQKLIGRKKWERN; this is encoded by the coding sequence ATGAGCCAGACACATGCCCCGGCACCCTCCTGGCAGGAGGACGTGTTCGCCGCGTTGAAGAAGCGCGGAGTCCAGCAGATCGCCTATGTCCCCGACTCCGGTCACTCCCACACCATCCGTGAGGCCCGCCGCGACCCCGCCATCCATGACGTGGTGCTGACCACCGAGGAGGAAGGCGTCGCCGTGGTCAGCGGAGCGTGGCTGGGCGGTCAGCGGGCGGTGCTGCTGATGCAGAGCAGTGGCGTCGGCAACTGCGTCAACATGTTCTCCCTGCTGCAGATGGCCCGGTTCCCCTTCCTCACGCTGGTGACGATGCGCGGTGAGTACGCCGAGTTCAACCCGTGGCAGGGCCCCATGGGCCGCACCACTCAGCAGGCCCTGGAACTCATGGGCATCACCGTCCTGCGGGCTGATGACCCCGAGGACGTCGCGGAGACCGTCGAGGCCGCCCTGGACTCGGTGTTCGAGGCCGGCGAGCGCGTCGCCGTGCTCCTCGGGCAGAAGCTGATCGGCCGCAAGAAGTGGGAGCGTAACTGA
- a CDS encoding HpcH/HpaI aldolase/citrate lyase family protein, which produces MTPIRSARSLLFVPGHRPDRFDKAASSGADVVIIDLEDAVAAEAKDRARDNAAAWLALGNRAIVRINAPGTPWSEADLRVAADHGCPVMVPKAEDSAVLADLAARTAGRCDLVPLVETALGVERAREVCAAPGVARAAFGNVDLATQLGVAQDDHTALAYARSRLVVASAAAGISPPIDGVTTAVRDMDAISADIAHARRLGFTGKLCIHPYQLLPVIEGFAPSAEEVRWASAVLGTGESVTTVDGQMVDKPVLERARRVLALAQGPHPAT; this is translated from the coding sequence ATGACCCCGATCCGCTCCGCCCGCAGCCTCCTCTTCGTGCCGGGACACCGTCCCGACCGCTTCGACAAGGCCGCCTCCTCCGGCGCCGACGTGGTGATCATCGACCTCGAGGACGCGGTCGCCGCCGAGGCGAAGGACCGCGCCCGCGACAACGCCGCGGCCTGGCTCGCCCTCGGCAACCGCGCGATCGTACGGATCAACGCGCCCGGGACCCCGTGGTCCGAGGCCGACCTGCGCGTGGCGGCCGACCACGGCTGCCCGGTCATGGTGCCCAAGGCGGAGGACTCCGCCGTACTGGCCGATCTTGCTGCCCGGACGGCCGGCCGGTGCGACCTCGTCCCACTCGTCGAGACCGCACTCGGCGTGGAACGGGCACGCGAGGTGTGCGCCGCACCGGGCGTCGCCCGTGCCGCCTTCGGCAACGTCGACCTGGCCACCCAGCTCGGCGTCGCCCAGGACGATCACACGGCCCTGGCCTACGCACGCTCCAGGCTGGTCGTCGCCTCGGCCGCAGCGGGCATCTCCCCGCCCATCGACGGCGTCACCACCGCCGTACGGGACATGGACGCGATCTCCGCCGACATCGCCCACGCCCGGCGGCTGGGCTTCACAGGCAAACTCTGCATCCATCCCTACCAACTCCTCCCCGTGATCGAAGGGTTCGCCCCCTCGGCCGAGGAAGTGCGGTGGGCAAGCGCGGTCCTCGGCACCGGGGAGTCTGTCACCACGGTCGACGGGCAGATGGTCGACAAGCCGGTACTGGAACGCGCACGACGCGTCCTGGCACTGGCCCAAGGACCGCACCCCGCAACCTGA
- a CDS encoding alpha/beta fold hydrolase: MSPVRKFEGFTLPLTVGATRVEVSGLHRGGTGTPLVFLHGFGSTKEDYADVVHQTALADRPVLAYDAPGCGASTCADLGAVSIPFLVSVAERVLEARQIDRFHVVGHSMGGLTALLLADGDPGRVASFTNIEGNVAPEDCFLSRQIVTHSQDDPNEFLARFAERVGGSRFYGGALYASSLPHKVRAAAVRGIFESMVDLSDHGKLLDRFLALPAPKLFMYGDQNNTLSYLPALAEGGVELAEIEHCAHFPMYSNPPQMWARVADLVSRADAGT; encoded by the coding sequence ATGAGCCCGGTGAGGAAGTTCGAAGGCTTCACGCTTCCCCTTACCGTCGGCGCGACCCGCGTCGAGGTGTCCGGCCTCCACCGCGGTGGGACCGGCACGCCCCTGGTCTTCCTGCATGGCTTCGGCTCGACGAAGGAGGACTACGCGGATGTCGTCCATCAGACCGCGCTGGCCGACCGGCCCGTACTGGCCTACGACGCGCCCGGCTGCGGCGCCAGCACCTGTGCAGACCTGGGCGCCGTCTCCATCCCCTTCCTCGTCTCCGTCGCCGAACGGGTCCTGGAGGCCCGGCAGATCGACCGCTTCCACGTCGTCGGGCACTCGATGGGCGGCCTGACGGCGCTTCTGCTTGCCGACGGTGACCCAGGCCGGGTCGCGAGCTTCACCAATATCGAGGGCAACGTCGCACCCGAGGACTGCTTCCTCAGCCGGCAGATCGTCACTCATTCCCAGGACGATCCCAACGAGTTCCTGGCCCGGTTCGCCGAACGTGTCGGCGGCTCCCGCTTCTACGGCGGCGCCCTGTATGCGTCGAGCCTTCCCCACAAGGTCCGGGCCGCAGCGGTCAGGGGCATCTTCGAGTCCATGGTCGACCTCTCCGACCACGGCAAGCTGCTCGACCGGTTCCTCGCACTCCCCGCGCCGAAGCTGTTCATGTACGGGGACCAGAACAACACGTTGTCCTATCTCCCCGCCCTGGCAGAAGGCGGCGTTGAGCTCGCCGAGATCGAGCACTGCGCCCATTTCCCGATGTACTCCAACCCGCCGCAGATGTGGGCCCGTGTCGCGGACCTCGTCTCACGCGCTGACGCCGGGACCTGA
- a CDS encoding MFS transporter, giving the protein MSQSSTPVPAPTRVTANVIRGCLGNLVEWYDWFVYATFSVYFASVFFPKGNQTAQLLSTAVVFAVGFLMRPLGGWLLGAYADRHGRRRALTLSVTLMSVSSLTIAFTPSHDAIGLWAPALLVLARLVQGLSVGGEFGSSASYLAEIAPPGRRGFYSSFQYVSIVLGQLAALLVMIVLQHLLTEEQLQSWGWRIPFVIGAVAGLVVMYLRRTMEESWHFQQEQARAAVQDPAVKERKGLRALFAEYPRQLIAVFGLAIGGTVAFYTYTTYLQKYLVNTAGIPKSTVSVIGFAALFVYMLLQPMAGHLSDRVGRRPVMFVFSVGGMLLTVPVMTVLGNTGNPWIAFLLMTIALTFVSCYSALAAIIKAEMFPTKVRALGVGLPHALVTATFGGMTEPIALGLKNSGHETVFFWYVTGCIALTFVATLLVREPSRTSLLETAEAPASRSLPKTAPLT; this is encoded by the coding sequence ATGTCGCAGTCCAGCACCCCCGTCCCCGCACCGACCCGGGTCACCGCCAACGTCATACGCGGCTGTCTGGGCAACCTCGTCGAGTGGTACGACTGGTTCGTCTATGCCACCTTCAGCGTCTACTTCGCGTCCGTGTTCTTCCCCAAGGGCAACCAGACGGCCCAACTCCTGTCCACAGCGGTCGTCTTCGCCGTCGGGTTTCTGATGCGTCCGCTCGGCGGCTGGCTGCTCGGTGCGTACGCCGACCGGCACGGCCGCCGCCGGGCACTGACCCTGTCGGTCACCCTCATGAGTGTCAGTTCGCTGACCATCGCGTTCACCCCCTCCCACGACGCCATCGGCCTCTGGGCACCGGCCCTCCTGGTGCTGGCAAGGCTCGTCCAAGGGCTCTCCGTCGGCGGCGAGTTCGGCTCCAGCGCCTCCTATCTCGCCGAGATCGCCCCACCCGGCCGACGGGGTTTCTACTCCAGCTTCCAGTACGTGTCCATCGTGCTCGGCCAGCTCGCCGCGCTGCTCGTGATGATCGTGTTGCAGCACCTGCTGACCGAGGAGCAGTTGCAGAGCTGGGGCTGGCGTATCCCCTTCGTGATCGGCGCCGTGGCCGGTCTGGTCGTGATGTACCTGCGCCGCACCATGGAGGAGTCGTGGCACTTCCAGCAGGAACAGGCGAGAGCCGCCGTACAGGATCCGGCCGTCAAGGAGCGCAAGGGGTTGCGGGCCCTGTTCGCTGAGTACCCGCGCCAGTTGATCGCCGTCTTCGGGCTGGCCATCGGCGGCACCGTCGCCTTCTACACCTACACCACATACCTGCAGAAGTACCTGGTGAACACCGCGGGCATCCCCAAGTCGACGGTGTCCGTCATCGGCTTCGCCGCCCTGTTCGTCTACATGCTGCTCCAGCCGATGGCCGGCCATCTCTCCGACCGCGTCGGACGACGCCCGGTGATGTTCGTCTTCTCCGTCGGCGGCATGCTGCTCACCGTCCCGGTCATGACCGTCCTCGGCAACACCGGTAATCCGTGGATCGCCTTCCTGCTGATGACGATCGCCCTCACCTTCGTGAGCTGCTACTCGGCCCTGGCCGCCATCATCAAGGCGGAGATGTTCCCCACCAAGGTCCGGGCCCTGGGCGTCGGCCTCCCGCACGCCCTGGTCACCGCCACCTTCGGCGGGATGACGGAACCCATCGCGCTGGGCCTGAAGAACAGCGGCCACGAGACGGTCTTCTTCTGGTACGTCACCGGGTGCATCGCGCTGACCTTCGTGGCCACTCTCCTCGTACGCGAGCCGTCCCGCACATCGCTTCTCGAGACCGCCGAGGCCCCCGCCTCCCGTTCACTGCCAAAGACAGCACCGCTCACCTGA